ctaTACAAATAAACTATACATACACAGACAATAAATTTTGCATATCTAATATATCAATAAGATCAAACTAACTCTATAAGGTTGGTTTAATGGTTCTTAAAATCTCATGatatttatcaaattttgagtTCGAAATCAAATTTGTTACGggctataatattttgtttataaatacaATCCGAGGTAAACATTTTGTAACcttttttcccattatttttttgttgcaaaaaaaaggaaaattgtaTGCTACTATGAACTTTCTCACGCAAATTGTCTACTAATTGAAATAGTTTAGACAGTTTACTTTAGACTTGTCATGAAATTGACCAATGGATCGAATGGACAAAAATCTTGTTCTTGatattggacttttttttttttgagaagtttcttGATATTGGACTTAAAAGTTGAGAGTCAAGCATTTGTATAGTAAACAAGAGCTCGTCTTATGACCAAGTAAAAAGGCCACGAGGCTATGTCAAATACGTGTTGATTTGACTCTCTCTCAGTCCCTGTCACATACTTTAACGTGAACTTAGAGTTATAGAAGTTGTAAGTGGCATCAAAAgctatagtgattttttttgtcataatGGGTAGCTTTTTCCTTACTTGGATAGGTTTTGAAGATCTagcatgaatttttttatttaagattcCTTGACCCATTCCTACTATTATTATTCATGGGTATTTTTGCCTAGTGTGGGTGTACCTGCTCAAGTCAATTCCAACTTCTGAATTTAATTAGCACGAAGAACTAATTGACTCTTCAATTAAAAAGTAGAGAGATCTCCTCACTCCAATTTAGGCTTTGGACCTTTGCTTAtctgtttttgtttaaattaagtTTTAGTTCGTAGTGAGCTCAATTAACATTTTTGAAGCACCAAAAATTTTGTAGTTCAGTGGTTTTACTTCTACCCATAGACAAGAATCAAGGGATCGAGAGGGGGCATTTGTCCTCTTAGCCTCCCGaaagaacatatataaaaagCTAGTTTGCAGCCTGCAGTTTTGCACCTCctcatttattaattaaaatttgattaattcttttatgtatttgttgttcatatattaattattttttcatacttATAATATATgcttttatatgaaaattttcattcataaaaagaaagaaaataaaaacaaaaaagaaagaaaatcttaGCTATTTTATTAATGTCTTTTTAAGATTCAAgacttatataaaataaaataaaggtaggaattaaaaagaggaaaataatgaagttataatttgaactttcaataaaataaataaaaatttaaaaggatcTTAGATTTTTATTgtaacaatttatttaataaaattttgcgTAATAAGCAATTACAATTTTGAGATAATCACATAAtaacataaatttattaatttatatttcatGTCAATTCATTTCTAAATGGAATTTTAACTTGGAAAAAAAGGCTTattcatggaaaaaaaaaaaaacaataaagtcttgaggataaacaaatataaaaaatatgttatcaTTTTGGAGATATTTGTTGTAACAAATATGTTACATTAATATACACATGAAcgactttttatattttatattgatCATAGGTACTATATATATGTTCAACTGTATATATTTTGCCCCTCTTGAAGTCAAATCCTATTTGGGAGGGGGAGTTTTGGTATACTTGTCATAAGTTTGATTGAACTTTTGAAACATTGAACTTGTTAGTTAGATTAAATATGTAATTGTATACATAAAAAGAATCCTATTACTATTAATATAGCTAGTTAGTGATTAGCACAACCACTCGAAAGCTTATTCAATATTTCATCAAGACCCACTAATGTTTATGGTTATTAGTTAAGCAATTACGCGTATAATATAATCATACTTCGATCGTGGAATCTTGTAAGCATGACTTATTAAGCaacaaaacccctaaaataaGCTTGAGCTTGATAgtgttcttttttaaaaaactaaaaaagggCTTAGTTGAGCAAATTTCTTTAATAAGCTAAACTTTGGGTCTCCAATTTTAAAGCTTTTAATCCATTTTGTTTCCCCCACAACTTGCATTCCCTTAATACCCATTAAATTAAAGCTCTCCCTCTCTGTCTTCCCGTATTGTGACAAGCAAAAGATTGAACACCAAAAGAGATATTATtggaaaaaaacaaaggaaaattttaaataatattggGGAATCAATGAACCATAATGTATGTATCGATGTGTGCTAGATAGGGTGATTTATAGGGTTGGGGAATATGTGCTAAGGCTACCGAGACTTGGGTCCACTGTccccctctttctttcttttctggcTAAATTCAAAGTAGGCAGATTCGCATTCCAAAGATACCCTTGTCAATTTAGTataacttttaataataaaggGTGCAAGTAGATAAAGACATGGGTGCAAAATttcataaacatataaaattaaCTATTATGCTCCTTCTTGACCAAATTACCCCAAAAACCCATAACCCATTAGCTTTGATGAACTAAATTTTGAATTAGGGTCCAATTAAATGAccgtttgtaaaaaaaaaaaaaaaatgaggagtcatagttataaaacaaaattttgagttttaaaaacgttttttttaattttccaaaacgTCTAACTAAATAGATCTTTAAGCATGTTATCTAAATATTACCAATTTTGATCATGATAAACAAATAGACATCCATTCATGCGTATCTTTGGTGGCTATATATGTAGATGATAAAAGTAGAAGACAAATATTCAACcgaaaaaaaaggaggaaagtAAAAGACAATATAATAAGTATTGGTAAGAACTAAGAACTATGCAACTTTTCGTGGAGTTCTAAAAGGTGTAATACTAATGCTCATGAAAGCAGCACAATTAGCACGCGCTCAAAGGTGATTCATTATTGATTGTATCGCTTAGAATGGGGCTAGAGTttgaacaaaatataataatatttatgatGTTTGTGTAATTCTAACTTTAATCAAAGTTTGAAGTTGGATTTAGTGACAAATCACATGCATGGCTTTAGAAATGAGATATTTTTAGACAACTCTCCACCTAATACATatttaaccaaacaaaattagCAATTTACAATCTTTGTAGATTCACTTGATTATTAAATGCATTATTTGTGAAGATAAAAGATTAAAAGTAATTACTTCTATGTTAGACGTAATTTACACATATGTTTGGTAACtttaagtgttttttattttatttttttgaaatcaacttttaagtttttatgtCATGAATGTTTGAAAATTCTCTCCACTACTTTTTCATCAATATGAGTCATCGATCCCTCAAAATGCGTCCAAATGTCCCATTAAGAAAAAAGCaccattatttatttgaaaaggCGAGTTAAGATTCATAAAGCAAGACTTGATTAACCAAAGCTCTAGattagccaaaaataaaaagacaaaagtaACCATTTTTCTAACAAAACCTATCATCACCATCCATTAACTTAGACTCATTAAGTGGGTTGTATGTTGGGTTGGGAGGGAGTGGTATTAAACTTTGCTCTATACCACAAAAAAAGCATAGAGAACTAAAGAGGAACAAGTAAGAACCTATCATCAACATCAAAATCGACTCATTGGGTTGGTGTATGGGGTTTAAACCATTTCTCTATACCCCGAACAACACAAACAACTAATCAAAATTACTCTCTATAAAGTAACACTAATATTGCAACAACACTTGTTAAGggacaaattattattaatttttatataaatttataattgatgtCATTTTTATCATGCGTTATTACTTGCCAATTTAATGGTtattagtgtatatatatatatatatatatatatatattacattttgtATACATTTTAATGTGAGTTTGAGAAGTGATTATAAGTtaacttttttacttattttatgtactatttatggatctcATTCTACTTTTTATTGCAAGCTCATagctttatttcaaataatttaactttcatatttttgaaaataagctcgttttaaattttttttatcccaCATTATACTGACaaactaccaaaaataaaaaaattatatagataAACTACAGAAAATAAGCAATTCTCAATCCAACACTAACCAATTAATGGTTAATTATCTTTTAAGAATATTAATGGTTAATTATCGACAAAAGaaagtattttaatattttgcgtgcacaaaaataatttgtgtgttgattttttttttgggggtggtgGGGATAATTTGGTCCAAAAATAGGGGTTTGATTTAAGACAATAATGGAAGGAACAAATGACCTTAGGGAATAACGAAAAGAAGTTTGGCCTCAAGTAATTAGTGGGGACTTTTTATGGGGCTCCCCTTTTCCTTTAATCGAGGCCTTGCTTTTGCCGACCCCGTCAATTGCGACACCAACTTAtatcttatcaaattttttttgatcaaTGACCAGTATACCCTCCCTTTTCTCAAGTACCCAAAGTACCACTCGTACAATACGAGAAACAGTGGATCCCACTTTATGAGCCACAGGGCTATTAACGTAAAAGTAGGTAGCCACATGCATTTGTCTGAGAATTTCCAGCATTTATGACAAAATATGGGGACCATTTTGAAACTATTCAAATTAAGACCGTGTAGAAGAGCTAAgccaaaaatactaataaaaacgACGCAGTTTCATGTCTATTAAATAACGAAACTGCGCCGGTTTCTTCCTAATTTGTACCTGAACACTTTTGTAAACTGACCCAAAAAGctttccatgaaaagtaaatttTACCAATgacctttaccaaaaaaaaaaaaaaatttaccaaggACAAccacacaataataataataaaaaaagattttcattttccatctttattggaaaaataaaaaatttcattaaacattttgattttgattttctttttatttttttattctcactcATCTTTTccaccttcaaaaaaaaaaaaaattttcattttccatctttattggaaatttaaaaaatttcattaaacactttgattttcatttttttctttcttttattgtcTCTCATCTTTTCCACCTTCAAGATTGATCCAAATAATGAAACCAAACCgtaatttcaattaataaaaattcatctttgacccaattttttggaaaacacaaattttattttatttttacttaggAACAAAGTTTTCAAGCAATTGAGTACCAACCTGAACCCAACAGGGAATGAAACTGAGAAAGAAACATTGGGAAAGTGATCATTCAACTAAAAATATTTGCATATTTGTTAACAAAGTAATTTAATTCAAGTAATTAAGTACCACCCCGAACCCAACAGAGTTTGAAACTGAGAAAGAGAGTGATcattcaactaaaaaaattgaatacttGATATTATTACTCtccccaaaagaaaaaacccacaTATAGTTAAAATTTCCTAAACTCATTCATGCATAGAAAATTAACCAGCTTTGCTCATAGCTACTAATTACAACCCTaacatgtatatatacacacagagattaagaaagaaaattaaccACAAAGACCCCAAAATAACAGGAACACCAATATTGGTGTCTTATATTGTTATAATTCaaaggagaaaaataataataataaaccaacTCTTGTTGATTCAAAATTACACCACCCCATTTTTACATTGTAAGGGTAATATacaaaaaggcccaaaaaaaaaaaaaaaagaaaaagaaaaaaaaaagagagagaatttatagaggaaatgaaaaaaaagaactaaaccCACCTCTTAATTCTCTTTTCCTTcactttccttcattttctctctcagATTCATTGATTCCAAACACCCCAAATCCTCTCCCCAATAAAACTCACAAGCTTTCTCACAGACCCTTTATCCAACCCTTCCTCTCCATCAACTCCACCACCCCCAACAAAACCTTCACCACCATTATTATTACCACCACCCTCATGATGAGCACCCACCGAGTCCGACTCGCTCAACTCGTTCTTACCCGAACTCGATTCCAACCGCTTCAACTCGCTCGACCCACTATGACACCCTCTCTTACCATTCCTCCTCTCCTTCCTATTCCCTTTGCCGCTCTTGCTCTGAGCCAACTCGGCCTCGAACGCGTCGATGATTTCGTGAATCACTTGGCGATTCGGCGACTCGTCCCATCTGACCCAGTAACTCGTGTAGCAACGGAAACAGTTACAGTTGAACTGCGGCGGGTGATCGGAGTTCAAACTGCCACGTTTAGCGACAACCCTGTTAcgctgttgctgttgctgttgagGTGAGCCGTTAAAGTTAACGGTGACGGAGGAGTAGTTGGagcaagaggaagagagaagataAGCGAGGACTTCACGGTCTTCAGGAGAAAGAGCCACCGTTAAGGTTAGTATGGTGGCGGGAAGGAAGGACAGGTGGTCGGATGTGATTGGTGGTGACGGATGAACTGTGCCTCTGCGATACAGTTTCTTCATGGTCAAAAAAATATAGgacaaaactcaaaactcaaaagggcTTTGCTAGGTTTTTCAGACAAAGAGAAACGAagaccaaaaagaaagagatgactgagagagagagagagagagctattaGGTTTTGGACTTTGAAAGTTTGATGAGGTTTTTTTAaggttatatttatttatttttttgtgtgtgagcATCGAAGTTGGTGACGTGTAAGAAGAGGAAATTTCACGTGTGACGCAGGGACATTGTGGCAGATGGTACAGTCTCAGAGTTTGTGAATATTATTGCAAGTGATGAAAGTGGGACCAACTTTCGATGATAGCTGATAGGATAGGGTAGGgtctttcactctttttatcaaaaaaaaaaaaaaaaaaaaaaaaaaagagttcacTCTTGCTTTCTCTAGGCCTCACAATTTGAGATTTGTGAGTACTAATCAATGCTTGTGTATGTACccccttctattttttttttttttttttactgctcTCTAGTTCTTagtttagaaaaagaaaaaaagaaaaaaaaaaaatctaatagagcatctattaataaattattctaaaaaaattataaaaaatgaaaaacagacttaactttttttaattcttttttttttttacataaaacttTTCCCAATTATCAATAACAATTTgacaattgtgaaaattttggcGCCTTCAAATTCTAGTggtatttaattt
The Quercus lobata isolate SW786 chromosome 10, ValleyOak3.0 Primary Assembly, whole genome shotgun sequence DNA segment above includes these coding regions:
- the LOC115965405 gene encoding uncharacterized protein LOC115965405: MKKLYRRGTVHPSPPITSDHLSFLPATILTLTVALSPEDREVLAYLLSSSCSNYSSVTVNFNGSPQQQQQQRNRVVAKRGSLNSDHPPQFNCNCFRCYTSYWVRWDESPNRQVIHEIIDAFEAELAQSKSGKGNRKERRNGKRGCHSGSSELKRLESSSGKNELSESDSVGAHHEGGGNNNGGEGFVGGGGVDGEEGLDKGSVRKLVSFIGERIWGVWNQ